One window from the genome of Dermacentor silvarum isolate Dsil-2018 chromosome 5, BIME_Dsil_1.4, whole genome shotgun sequence encodes:
- the LOC119454290 gene encoding keratin-associated protein 19-2-like has translation MRAFVVVCLLSAVALGSAQNRDLRAANARAASAANTRGALTGGLRGGVESVGPSGAPGTTITLGGSVGGGLGGQGAGFPSAWTGHYAPTHGWNQGFGPASGYGYYPQNYGSYGYNPYGYDSYGYNGYNPYGYNYGNNGYGSGYGGGYGYGGHHYNHNNRHL, from the exons ATGAGAGCGTTCGTCGTCGTTTGCCTTCTCTCCGCAG ttGCCCTTGGAAGTGCCCAAAATCGGGACCTCCGCGCAGCCAATGCACGTGCCGCGAGCGCTGCAAACACAAGGGGTGCGTTGACAGGGGGCCTGCGCGGCGGAGTCGAATCTGTTGGTCCTAGTGGAGCTCCGGGCACCACCATAACGCTTGGAGGCAGCGTCGGCGGCGGTCTTGGAGGCCAAG GAGCAGGTTTTCCTTCAGCCTGGACTGGACATTACGCACCAACTCATGGCTGGAATCAAGGTTTTGGACCAGCTAGCGGCTATGGATACTACCCACAAAACTATGGTTCATACGGCTACAACCCTTACGGCTACGATTCCTACGGCTACAACGGCTACAATCCTTATGGCTACAACTATGGAAACAACGGTTACGGAagcggttacggcggcggttACGGTTATGGTGGCCACCATTACAACCACAACAACCGCCACCTGTGA